A single window of Leptospiraceae bacterium DNA harbors:
- the selD gene encoding selenide, water dikinase SelD, producing the protein MSKVQKEIVFVGGGQSHAPVLKMLGMRPTANINITLISANSVVPYSGMLPGYIAGSYTKEQCLLDLRHISNFAGANFIQANVTGLDLQKQLVLLENRPPIPYDILSLNVGIVPDLDSIVGREHITPVKPAIAFFEKWESILHKIEKGDYGKCFRIGILGAGAGGIELAFTMQKRLMDIIPNVEVHVFQREKEILHSLNDKTKLKVIRLLKEKKIQLHTQEEISNIVSIDTGLSCKSVRGNEFQLDFVVGAVKAKSLSWIEECDLQKDENGFILVNDSLQSFSHPNVFAVGDIANMKNHPRPKAGVFAVRQSVPLYENLIRFIEDKPLVKFKPQEKFLTLLNIGDGRAIASRGNYSLGASNWIWKWKDKIDTEFMQKFQNLPVKMSLSMDDKQSDELLCKGCGSKVGSDILKIALDRLEIYLATLKRPKSSNSKYAKTLVGLKQREDSALIQISQKVGLIQSVDYFKPIVSDLFISGQIAANHCLNDLYAKGVNAHSAQAIINLDEKSSRSSEDLFQVLAGAATVFSKEGVELLGGHTNSGKEFGLGFVCNGFQEKENFYSKKNAKVDDLLILTKPIGVGLAFAADMRNRVRPNCVDAAIQSMLLSNYDAIGAMKKYTIHSCTDITGFGLAGHLLEILKASNLKAEIQLDKIPLLKELNSILEKNPEIQSSLFPSNWKSFESFSSGNKSHPTYRVLFDPQTSGGLLFTIKPTEGEKCLAELKRIGYDASIIGSVKKLNSDKVKLVECG; encoded by the coding sequence GTGAGTAAAGTTCAAAAAGAAATAGTTTTTGTTGGTGGTGGACAATCTCACGCACCTGTCTTAAAAATGCTTGGGATGCGTCCTACGGCTAATATTAATATAACTCTTATTTCGGCAAATTCAGTCGTCCCTTATTCTGGAATGCTTCCGGGGTATATAGCTGGTAGCTACACCAAAGAGCAGTGCTTGCTTGATCTCAGGCATATTTCTAATTTTGCAGGAGCAAATTTTATTCAAGCAAATGTGACCGGCTTGGATTTACAGAAGCAGTTAGTTCTTTTAGAAAATAGACCGCCTATACCTTACGATATTCTTTCGCTTAACGTTGGAATTGTGCCCGATCTAGACTCAATTGTTGGCAGGGAGCACATTACACCCGTTAAACCCGCCATTGCTTTCTTTGAAAAATGGGAATCTATTTTGCATAAGATTGAGAAGGGAGATTACGGAAAATGTTTTCGTATTGGGATACTTGGGGCTGGTGCTGGCGGAATTGAATTAGCCTTCACTATGCAGAAACGGCTAATGGATATTATTCCTAATGTAGAAGTTCATGTTTTTCAGCGAGAAAAGGAGATACTACATAGCTTAAATGACAAAACGAAATTAAAAGTAATTAGGCTTTTAAAAGAAAAAAAAATTCAACTGCATACGCAAGAAGAAATTTCTAACATTGTTTCGATAGATACTGGTTTGAGTTGTAAATCAGTTAGAGGAAATGAATTTCAGCTTGATTTCGTGGTTGGCGCAGTCAAAGCAAAATCTTTGAGTTGGATAGAAGAATGTGACTTGCAAAAAGATGAAAATGGATTCATTCTCGTTAATGATTCACTTCAATCGTTTTCTCATCCGAATGTTTTTGCGGTAGGCGATATAGCTAATATGAAAAACCATCCTCGTCCAAAGGCAGGCGTTTTTGCTGTTAGACAAAGCGTTCCTTTGTATGAAAATTTAATCCGATTCATAGAAGATAAGCCCCTGGTAAAATTTAAGCCGCAGGAAAAGTTTCTAACTCTCCTAAATATCGGCGATGGACGGGCTATAGCATCGAGGGGCAATTATTCATTAGGCGCTTCGAATTGGATATGGAAGTGGAAAGATAAAATAGACACTGAGTTTATGCAGAAATTTCAAAACCTTCCTGTTAAGATGAGTTTGTCGATGGATGATAAACAATCGGATGAATTACTTTGTAAAGGATGTGGTTCAAAAGTTGGCTCGGATATTTTAAAAATTGCACTCGATAGACTTGAAATATATTTAGCAACTTTAAAAAGACCAAAATCGTCTAATAGCAAGTATGCGAAGACTCTAGTGGGTTTAAAGCAAAGAGAGGATTCAGCACTAATTCAGATTTCCCAAAAAGTAGGACTCATTCAATCTGTTGATTATTTCAAACCAATTGTGTCTGATTTATTTATCTCCGGACAGATTGCAGCAAATCACTGTCTTAATGATTTATATGCGAAAGGGGTAAATGCTCATTCGGCGCAAGCTATTATTAACCTAGATGAGAAATCATCTCGATCGAGTGAAGATTTATTTCAAGTCTTGGCAGGTGCGGCTACTGTATTTTCGAAAGAAGGAGTTGAATTACTAGGAGGACATACTAATTCAGGTAAAGAATTTGGATTGGGATTTGTATGCAATGGCTTTCAAGAAAAAGAAAATTTCTACTCTAAGAAAAATGCAAAAGTGGACGATTTGCTAATTCTCACAAAACCAATCGGTGTTGGACTTGCCTTTGCCGCGGATATGAGAAATAGGGTAAGACCTAATTGTGTAGATGCGGCTATTCAGTCTATGCTGCTTTCAAATTACGATGCGATAGGCGCAATGAAAAAGTATACTATACATTCCTGCACAGATATAACCGGTTTTGGCTTAGCAGGTCATTTACTTGAAATATTAAAAGCATCTAACTTAAAAGCAGAAATTCAATTAGATAAAATTCCTCTTTTGAAAGAACTGAATTCCATATTAGAAAAAAATCCTGAAATACAAAGTAGTCTATTTCCATCGAACTGGAAATCGTTTGAATCTTTTTCTAGTGGAAATAAATCACATCCTACCTATCGAGTTCTATTTGATCCGCAAACCTCGGGTGGATTATTGTTTACAATCAAGCCTACCGAAGGAGAAAAATGTTTAGCCGAATTAAAACGAATAGGATATGACGCTTCGATTATAGGGAGTGTGAAGAAATTAAATTCGGATAAAGTTAAATTGGTTGAATGTGGCTAA
- a CDS encoding MoxR family ATPase, with protein MKEFALSKNTEAVAQIKKIKEEIHNGIVGQESLVDGLILGLLADGHILIEGVPGLAKTRVVNLLANICNVAFKRLQFTPDLLPADIVGTRIYNQSKASFEVNKGPIFANFVLADEINRAPAKVQSALLETMQEKQVTIGDETFLVPKPFFVFATMNPVEQEGTYSLPEAQLDRFLMKLIVNYPTKKEEAEVVKMVIQETRLPEVQKLMTPEDILNLQKIARNIFIEDKIISYITDIIQATRDPKAYGLNLENVIQYGASPRASIALALVGRARALMFGRDSVLPEDIKAIAHNVLRHRIIPTYYAEAEGIKTEQIINEILSKVKVP; from the coding sequence ATCAAGGAGTTTGCCTTGTCAAAAAATACAGAAGCGGTTGCTCAGATTAAAAAAATTAAAGAAGAAATTCACAATGGAATTGTGGGGCAGGAATCTTTAGTCGATGGACTCATTCTTGGTTTATTAGCAGATGGACATATTTTGATTGAAGGTGTGCCGGGACTTGCAAAGACAAGAGTTGTCAATCTTCTTGCTAATATTTGTAATGTTGCCTTTAAGCGGTTACAGTTCACTCCTGATTTGCTCCCAGCGGATATTGTTGGGACTAGAATTTACAATCAATCAAAAGCAAGCTTTGAAGTGAATAAGGGTCCCATTTTCGCAAACTTCGTATTAGCCGATGAAATCAATCGGGCGCCCGCAAAAGTTCAGTCTGCACTTCTTGAAACCATGCAAGAAAAACAAGTCACGATTGGCGACGAAACATTCTTGGTTCCAAAGCCTTTTTTTGTTTTTGCTACCATGAATCCTGTTGAGCAGGAAGGAACTTACTCTCTACCAGAAGCACAATTAGATCGTTTCTTAATGAAGCTAATCGTGAATTATCCCACAAAGAAAGAGGAAGCAGAAGTTGTAAAGATGGTAATTCAAGAGACAAGGCTTCCTGAAGTGCAAAAGCTCATGACTCCCGAAGATATTTTAAACCTACAAAAGATTGCGCGAAATATTTTCATCGAAGATAAAATTATTTCTTATATCACTGATATCATTCAAGCTACACGTGATCCAAAGGCGTATGGATTGAACTTGGAAAATGTAATCCAATATGGTGCTTCCCCTAGAGCGTCTATTGCACTTGCGTTAGTAGGTAGAGCCCGTGCCCTTATGTTTGGAAGAGATTCTGTTTTACCGGAAGATATTAAGGCTATCGCACATAACGTTCTCCGTCATAGAATTATACCTACTTATTATGCGGAAGCAGAAGGCATTAAAACAGAGCAAATTATCAATGAGATTCTATCTAAGGTAAAAGTTCCTTAA
- a CDS encoding DUF58 domain-containing protein has protein sequence MLVSDLLKRAKELELIARRNAHSLLAGDYISTIPGRGLQFHEARKYVYGESIRMIDWNMTARLGEPYVKTFLEEREREVFIALDVSPSMFTGFQDRTKIEFAVEVAATLTYSSIQSRDKVGYIIFNNEAIEVVRPTGGKSQLFRAIKSFLTHSETIPNSNANSDIRSVLHAIQKFKRSHFILFIISDFLDHDLPEDLKFSRIEHDINMLHIYDPIEYSFSNEIFFPSISPELNNGKRNTGFISPGELGSLDEMTTYLKNASVKYRISVNSIPTSAEVGRALKEFFHLKKRVIV, from the coding sequence ATGCTAGTTTCAGATCTTTTAAAAAGAGCCAAAGAACTTGAACTGATTGCGAGACGAAATGCGCATTCACTTCTTGCCGGCGATTATATTTCCACAATCCCCGGTCGAGGTTTGCAATTTCACGAGGCAAGAAAGTATGTCTATGGGGAATCCATTCGAATGATTGATTGGAATATGACAGCCCGTTTAGGAGAACCATACGTTAAAACATTTTTAGAAGAAAGAGAACGAGAAGTCTTTATTGCGTTAGATGTTAGTCCCTCCATGTTTACAGGATTTCAAGATAGAACTAAAATTGAATTTGCTGTAGAGGTAGCGGCTACTCTTACTTATTCCTCTATTCAATCAAGGGATAAAGTCGGATATATTATTTTTAACAATGAAGCAATCGAAGTAGTTCGACCTACTGGCGGTAAATCACAATTATTCCGTGCAATTAAATCCTTCTTAACTCATTCAGAAACGATTCCTAATTCAAATGCAAATTCAGATATTCGAAGTGTTCTTCATGCGATTCAGAAATTTAAAAGAAGTCATTTTATACTTTTTATTATTTCTGATTTTTTAGATCACGATTTGCCGGAAGATTTGAAATTTTCTCGCATTGAGCATGATATTAATATGCTTCATATTTATGATCCGATAGAATATAGTTTTTCTAACGAAATATTTTTTCCTTCTATTTCTCCTGAATTAAACAACGGGAAAAGGAATACGGGATTTATTAGTCCGGGTGAGCTAGGCAGTCTTGATGAAATGACTACTTATTTAAAAAATGCGAGCGTCAAATATCGAATATCCGTTAATAGTATTCCTACTTCTGCCGAAGTTGGTCGCGCACTAAAGGAATTTTTCCATCTCAAGAAGAGGGTGATTGTTTGA
- a CDS encoding VWA domain-containing protein — protein MSDIHFSYSLVLLALWLIPVYLYFRFRFFKKANVSYAPLQYRTPANKRYYYFYMQLVLEALLLVTILVGIADPHKVSERSMIQEDGLDIALVLDVSASMQAADFPPNRLEAMKGIAKDFIKRSGGNRIGIYIFAQDTFTQTPLTTDHAVLLELLESISFKVIDHSESGGTAIGDALLAATDSLEKAKVPKRDQAIILITDGESSYGVDPILAAKYVKDLGIKLYAIGLAGEEPIEVYVDGKPYLTPSGKILVTSLDDKQLRKVAQTADGKFYRAKNENVLAEVFSELSNLSRTPLDIKKTRLKHSYARYVAFVGMQIFFVWMLIHGLFVRRPMR, from the coding sequence GTGAGCGATATACATTTTTCCTATTCGTTAGTTCTTCTGGCATTGTGGTTGATACCGGTATACCTTTACTTCCGGTTTAGATTCTTTAAAAAGGCTAATGTATCTTATGCGCCTCTTCAATATAGAACTCCTGCGAATAAGCGATATTATTATTTTTATATGCAATTAGTTTTAGAAGCCTTACTGTTAGTTACAATTCTTGTTGGAATTGCTGATCCTCATAAAGTATCCGAACGAAGTATGATTCAAGAAGATGGGCTTGATATTGCGCTTGTTCTAGATGTCTCGGCAAGTATGCAGGCAGCGGATTTCCCGCCAAACCGTCTTGAGGCAATGAAAGGAATTGCAAAAGATTTTATTAAGCGCAGTGGAGGAAATCGTATCGGCATATACATATTTGCCCAAGATACGTTTACTCAGACTCCTCTAACTACAGATCATGCTGTGTTACTTGAATTACTAGAAAGTATTTCTTTTAAAGTGATTGATCACTCAGAAAGTGGTGGAACAGCTATTGGCGATGCATTATTAGCCGCTACAGATTCTTTGGAAAAAGCAAAAGTTCCAAAGCGAGACCAGGCAATCATTCTCATTACCGATGGAGAAAGTTCTTACGGGGTAGATCCGATATTAGCCGCTAAGTATGTTAAGGATCTTGGGATTAAGCTCTATGCAATTGGTTTAGCCGGCGAAGAGCCTATAGAGGTTTATGTAGACGGAAAGCCCTATCTCACTCCTAGTGGTAAAATACTAGTAACCTCACTTGATGATAAACAATTACGCAAAGTTGCACAGACTGCTGACGGAAAATTCTATCGTGCTAAAAACGAGAATGTTTTGGCTGAAGTATTTTCTGAATTAAGTAACCTCTCTAGAACTCCACTTGATATTAAAAAAACAAGACTTAAGCATTCCTATGCGCGCTATGTAGCATTTGTCGGAATGCAAATCTTTTTTGTTTGGATGTTAATCCATGGATTATTTGTTAGGAGGCCAATGAGATGA
- a CDS encoding VWA domain-containing protein, producing the protein MIDFENINHFFWTLPWIFFLLYLYRKQSKAFLWIEQNISKRFTNSITKYNSLNKIKLHLVYLFFLGLLAITAATGPRMEGMVEDASGKGKIILVLDGSFSMLAGDTSPHPITKKYPEDRFAEAQIFAEELVDANPDYAYGLITFSGKPAIHSMPTNDIISIKTFIHTLLAHSFESTGSSFKLALKEILREVYETEGNIQVILLSDGEVPEGKEEDLEEEIESLKQNKVTIHTVGVGTSKGGAVNFFVSYTEEEKKEMENNSTDDSTGTKKKEVDQKIIKKIETYRQDDLLKRLANETGGHYIVVEKSKWVNDLSPFIKETGAIAKSKIKTSGKIDLSVYFLIAFLIGFLLDSFLLFRK; encoded by the coding sequence ATGATTGACTTTGAAAATATAAATCATTTTTTTTGGACTCTTCCGTGGATTTTTTTTCTACTCTATCTATATCGTAAACAATCGAAAGCATTTCTTTGGATTGAACAAAATATTTCAAAGAGGTTTACGAATTCGATTACAAAGTATAATTCTTTAAATAAAATCAAGCTTCACTTAGTATATTTATTTTTCTTGGGGTTACTGGCAATTACCGCTGCAACTGGACCTAGAATGGAAGGAATGGTAGAAGATGCATCAGGAAAAGGCAAAATCATATTAGTCCTCGATGGATCTTTTAGTATGCTTGCTGGTGATACAAGTCCTCATCCGATTACAAAAAAATATCCTGAAGATAGGTTTGCAGAGGCACAAATATTTGCAGAAGAATTGGTGGATGCAAATCCTGATTATGCTTATGGACTCATAACGTTTAGCGGCAAACCAGCGATACACTCTATGCCTACGAACGATATTATTTCAATTAAAACATTTATTCATACACTGCTTGCACATAGTTTTGAAAGCACTGGTTCTAGTTTTAAATTAGCACTAAAAGAAATTTTGCGAGAAGTCTACGAGACAGAGGGGAATATTCAAGTTATCCTCTTAAGTGATGGCGAAGTTCCGGAAGGTAAAGAAGAGGACTTAGAAGAAGAAATTGAATCCTTAAAGCAAAACAAAGTTACAATTCACACAGTCGGAGTAGGAACAAGCAAAGGTGGAGCTGTGAATTTCTTTGTGTCGTATACGGAAGAAGAAAAAAAGGAAATGGAAAATAATTCTACCGATGACTCGACTGGAACCAAGAAAAAAGAAGTAGATCAAAAAATAATCAAGAAAATCGAAACCTACCGACAGGATGATTTATTAAAGAGACTTGCCAATGAAACTGGCGGACATTATATTGTTGTCGAAAAAAGTAAGTGGGTAAACGATCTTAGTCCCTTCATAAAAGAAACCGGTGCAATTGCAAAATCTAAAATTAAAACTAGCGGCAAAATAGATTTATCCGTATACTTTCTAATTGCGTTTTTGATTGGATTTCTATTGGATAGTTTCTTACTTTTTAGAAAATAG
- a CDS encoding DASS family sodium-coupled anion symporter, which yields MKIWQKVGFFTGPILFLAMLLFPPSFVVESGIKGAMTYDAWKVAACGLWMAIWWVTEAAPIPITSLLPIPLFYLLNVSNTAPKTANETLREIGKPELSKYFSEQILAPYADPVIYLFLGGFILAIGMEKWNLHRRVALNIIKVVGTKPSQILLGFLIATAFISMWASNASTTIMMLPIGITVLELLKSKVADSEKQNIENFGVALMLSIAYGASIGGLGTLIGTPPNAVMKAFFDKSGLESINFANWMVFGVTIIVMSIPVTFILLTKIIYPVKLGAIEGAEEIIEVELTKLGKFTLAEGLTAFVIISTALAWILRGTYESNLYVKNNLKDGIIAMTGGILLFLIPVNWKKKIFLLEWSDMKAIPWDVLLLFGGGLSLAGAVDRSGLSDWMGIQTKIILEGQTNIILVVFVVTAIVLFLTEFTSNTATITLFLPIGLGIAKALEVDPRLILIPATVASSCAFMLPVGTPPNAIVFSSGYVKIPQMAKAGFWMNVFFVFLITFLIFTLGVRVFSIQY from the coding sequence ATGAAAATTTGGCAGAAGGTTGGATTTTTTACAGGACCAATTCTTTTCTTAGCAATGTTACTATTTCCACCGTCGTTCGTGGTAGAGAGTGGAATCAAAGGTGCCATGACATACGATGCCTGGAAGGTTGCTGCCTGCGGTTTATGGATGGCGATTTGGTGGGTAACAGAAGCAGCCCCAATTCCAATTACTTCCTTGCTGCCAATTCCGCTTTTTTATTTGTTAAATGTTTCCAATACTGCACCTAAGACTGCAAATGAAACGTTACGAGAAATAGGCAAACCAGAATTATCCAAATACTTTTCAGAACAAATATTAGCACCTTACGCTGATCCAGTGATTTATCTTTTCCTCGGCGGATTTATTTTAGCAATCGGAATGGAAAAATGGAACTTGCATAGAAGGGTGGCTCTTAATATTATAAAAGTTGTAGGAACAAAGCCTTCTCAAATTTTACTCGGATTTTTAATTGCTACCGCGTTTATAAGTATGTGGGCGAGTAACGCATCAACGACAATCATGATGCTACCGATTGGGATTACTGTTCTAGAATTATTAAAATCAAAAGTAGCAGATTCCGAGAAACAAAACATAGAAAATTTTGGAGTAGCTTTAATGTTAAGCATTGCCTATGGAGCAAGCATTGGCGGACTTGGAACGTTAATCGGCACACCACCTAACGCAGTCATGAAAGCATTCTTTGATAAAAGTGGCTTGGAATCTATTAACTTTGCAAATTGGATGGTCTTTGGTGTAACGATAATTGTAATGTCAATACCTGTAACATTTATTTTACTCACTAAAATTATTTATCCAGTTAAGCTAGGAGCCATCGAAGGAGCAGAAGAAATCATAGAAGTAGAATTAACAAAGCTCGGCAAATTCACATTAGCCGAAGGTCTAACAGCATTCGTAATTATTTCAACAGCACTAGCCTGGATTTTACGTGGAACTTACGAAAGCAATTTATACGTTAAGAATAATCTAAAAGATGGAATCATTGCCATGACGGGAGGAATTTTACTCTTTTTAATTCCAGTCAATTGGAAAAAGAAAATCTTTTTATTGGAATGGTCTGATATGAAAGCCATTCCCTGGGATGTGTTGCTCTTATTTGGAGGAGGATTAAGCCTTGCAGGAGCAGTTGATAGAAGCGGCCTTTCTGATTGGATGGGTATCCAAACAAAAATAATTCTAGAAGGGCAAACAAATATTATCCTCGTCGTTTTCGTAGTAACTGCGATTGTTTTATTTCTAACAGAATTTACGAGTAATACTGCAACTATTACTTTATTTCTCCCAATAGGTCTGGGTATTGCCAAAGCATTAGAAGTAGACCCGAGATTAATTCTCATCCCTGCAACGGTTGCTTCTAGTTGTGCTTTCATGCTACCGGTAGGAACGCCGCCTAACGCAATTGTATTCAGTAGCGGCTACGTAAAGATTCCGCAAATGGCAAAAGCAGGATTTTGGATGAATGTGTTCTTTGTTTTCCTGATTACATTTTTAATTTTTACGTTAGGAGTAAGAGTATTTTCCATTCAATACTGA
- a CDS encoding ankyrin repeat domain-containing protein, with protein MFRIFVLVFTLLFSFSVFSEESIEEETEDLIEACEKGNLKSAKYHLAKGARVNARAHSGKTPGRTAIMWAAFRGKKELVKLLIDHGAEINAKDDWKGNMNRPDGTEGWTPLIFAADSDHEEVVKILIERGADVNIKTKSGITALILAHIWRNEEMIHILKQAGAKE; from the coding sequence ATGTTTAGAATTTTTGTTTTAGTATTCACTTTATTGTTCTCATTTTCGGTATTCTCGGAAGAATCGATCGAAGAAGAAACAGAAGATTTGATTGAAGCCTGTGAGAAAGGAAATTTGAAATCAGCCAAATACCATTTAGCAAAAGGTGCGAGAGTAAATGCTCGCGCTCATTCTGGAAAAACTCCTGGGAGAACAGCGATTATGTGGGCAGCCTTTCGAGGAAAAAAGGAACTCGTAAAACTTCTAATTGACCACGGCGCAGAAATAAACGCAAAAGATGACTGGAAAGGAAATATGAATCGACCTGATGGAACGGAAGGCTGGACTCCGCTCATTTTTGCAGCCGATTCAGATCATGAAGAAGTGGTAAAAATTCTGATCGAACGAGGAGCCGATGTAAACATAAAAACAAAATCCGGAATAACCGCTCTTATCCTCGCCCACATTTGGCGTAACGAAGAAATGATTCATATATTAAAACAAGCCGGCGCGAAAGAATAA